From a region of the Primulina eburnea isolate SZY01 chromosome 7, ASM2296580v1, whole genome shotgun sequence genome:
- the LOC140836087 gene encoding major pollen allergen Lig v 1-like, giving the protein MKNYEVQVCCLFYLVLSQLILTEQQPTSNFAIVGFIYCDVCHENTFTKNSYVLPGADVHVECRMRASYPSTTEELSFSVNRTTDSNGMYKLELASFDCAVEFQYSFCVANLIGMISSDSDCSVPAQKTISATDIAHNNVCAYTLGALSYQPETRNVTLCGGAKN; this is encoded by the exons aTGAAGAATTATGAAGTGCAAGTGTGCTGTCTCTTTTATTTGGTTTTGTCGCAGTTGATACTGACGGAGCAGCAGCCCACCTCAAATTTTGCTATTGTAGGTTTCATATATTGTGATGTATGCCATGAAAACACTTTCACCAAGAACAGCTACGTCTTGCCAG GTGCAGATGTTCACGTAGAGTGCAGAATGAGGGCAAGTTATCCAAGCACAACCGAAGAGCTTTCGTTTTCTGTCAACAGAACAACAGACTCAAATGGAATGTACAAGTTGGAGTTAGCATCCTTTGATTGTGCAGTAGAGTTCCAGTACTCATTCTGTGTGGCGAACTTGATCGGAATGATCAGTTCGGATTCGGACTGCAGTGTTCCTGCCCAGAAGACAATTTCCGCTACCGATATagcccataacaatgtctgcgCTTACACCTTAGGGGCTTTGAGTTATCAACCTGAAACAAGAAACGTCACCTTGTGTGGTGGAGCAAAGAATTGA
- the LOC140836088 gene encoding glutaredoxin-C1-like, which translates to MHQNMRHYQKSSHASCYHLSTLHHPAAAAGEDPLQRVVRLASGSAIVIFSVSTCCMCHALKRLFCGMGVNPTVFELDQDPGGKEIERALMLLLGGGSSVPVVFIGGKLVGAMDRVMASHINGTLVPLLKEAGALWL; encoded by the coding sequence ATGCACCAAAACATGCGGCATTACCAGAAGTCGTCACACGCCAGCTGCTACCACCTCTCCACATTACATCATCCAGCCGCGGCGGCGGGGGAGGACCCATTGCAGAGGGTGGTGCGGCTGGCCTCCGGCAGCGCCATCGTGATATTCAGCGTGAGCACTTGCTGCATGTGCCATGCACTGAAGAGGCTGTTCTGCGGGATGGGAGTCAACCCAACCGTCTTCGAGCTCGACCAAGATCCCGGAGGCAAAGAGATTGAGAGAGCCCTGATGCTACTGCTCGGCGGCGGCTCCTCAGTGCCTGTCGTCTTCATCGGCGGGAAACTCGTCGGCGCCATGGACAGAGTCATGGCGTCGCATATTAATGGCACTTTGGTTCCACTCCTCAAGGAAGCTGGGGCCCTCTGGCTTTGA
- the LOC140837080 gene encoding RNA polymerase II C-terminal domain phosphatase-like 3, which translates to MQGGCEELLVQVEVHDVEEGEISDSASVEQSTEEYFNTKQGSSSPSPLKITDNSKKINAISNNPSQNSGGGTGSGNRGWTMREVCKYPIASRPYNSGLYNLAWAQAVNSKPLDKVFVTMDGASANTNNDGNNNDDAKSDTFLSANKVVNDVEDDGEKEEGELEEGEIDLDSESVVEKEGSGMELEEAVEVNLDEGDHLEKKQQIYLIKKELQSLIMADADKSFVILCSSLQKSADSFQKLVLESSSSEKDYLAKHVYNAIESLNSVFFSMNPRLKEQNRDTLSRLLIHVTSLKTPLFSPQQLKEMEVMIASVNSLAFPPNDGIDNMKKQVDLGFCKTNADMLFQKANNGLTSLNKDEMLFRPTGSLDQTHSSFLSDDSKSGSDNPKHKGPVRPLLDLHIDYDAENLPSPTRVMTSSLPFEKGLLLGHGSAKPEWPVPRQFLRNENAKMHPYETDAVKAVSTYQQKFSHSSFFRNDELPSPTPSEEGDTGNGETSGDVSSSIVHNVSHVNTSMLGQQMSGSVKSSFLGHPFVSSSASLGVTGQGMSNAMTTGLANTTSNHVIKSSSAKIRDPRLRRVNSNAVSTNDEPRVEPLLGLVSSRKQKIVEDFVLTSPMLKRQRNESTVSGITHDVQGVIKTGGWLEDRGTVGMQGTQGNHILGIVGNSANLENAMTGVSTSLIASNLSIKGNEKFQIVGQNAILSLPSSTTNLPTLGAYSTSLMTSPTSSLPLTRPLNLPLTNQMTKLQVTDPTATASLESLLRDLAVNPSIFMNILKSEHQRSFDYNKSTTHGPISDSLPGSTMSTNVVMPNIAVLGQPSAGNQTPSQGIAVEDSGKIRMKPRDPRRVYYIAHQKGGSSGSDQLKLNISTGSAMTSNLGTLRQEEQLEKKSVASSAVIQHDITRQFTNNLRNIADKFSSSKSSVSPSIPPEVPSSQSLPTRKVGIENKRQNFESGNLKNEASLASEEPTVVPPRPTISWSDMEHLFDGFNDQQKFAIQRERNRRMEEQKKMFTAHKLCLVLDLDHTLLNSAKFVEVDLHHDEMLRKKEEEDREKPQRQRHLFRFPHMGMWTKLRPGIWNFLEKASKLFELHLYTMGNKYYATEMAKLLDPKGELFSGRVISRGDDGDPFDGEDRVPKTKDLEGVLGMESSVVIIDDSVRVWPRNKLNLIVVERYIYFPCSRRQFGLSGPSLLEIDHDERPEFGTLASSLAVIERIHHTFFAHQSLDEADVRIILASEQQKILAGCRVVFSRIFPVGEANPQMHPLWQTAEQFGAVCINQIDDQVTHVVANSLGTDKVNWALSKGRFVVHPGWVEASALLYRRANEQDFSIKQK; encoded by the exons ATGCAAGGTGGTTGTGAGGAGCTACTTGTTCAAGTTGAGGTTCATGATGTAGAGGAAGGGGAGATCTCAGATTCCGCGTCGGTTGAACAAAGTACCGAAGAGTATTTTAATACGAAACAAGGGTCGTCGTCTCCTTCGCCTCTCAAAATTACTGATAATTCGAAGAAAATTAATGCAATCAGCAATAACCCGAGTCAAAATAGTGGCGGTGGAACTGGGAGTGGGAATAGGGGTTGGACGATGAGGGAAGTATGTAAGTATCCGATTGCTTCCAGGCCTTACAACTCTGGTTTGTACAATTTGGCTTGGGCTCAGGCTGTAAACAGCAAGCCTTTGGACAAGGTTTTTGTGACGATGGATGGTGCAAGTGCTAACACTAATAATGATGGTAACAATAATGATGATGCCAAGTCAGATACTTTTTTATCTGCTAATAAGGTTGTCAATGATGTGGAGGATGACGGTGAGAAGGAGGAAGGGGAGTTGGAGGAGGGGGAGATAGATTTGGATTCTGAGTCGGTTGTCGAAAAAGAGGGCTCAGGGATGGAACTTGAAGAGGCGGTGGAAGTTAATCTGGACGAGGGTGATCATCTTGAGAAGAAGCAGCAGatatatttgataaaaaaaGAGCTCCAGAGTCTGATTATGGCTGATGCTGATAA GTCATTTGTTATATTGTGCTCAAGTTTGCAGAAGTCAGCTGACAGCTTCCAAAAATTGGTTTTGGAGAGTTCTTCTTCTGAGAAAGATTATCTTGCTAAACATGTATACAATGCCATCGAGAGTCTCAATTCA GTGTTCTTTTCGATGAATCCAAGACTCAAAGAACAGAATAGGGACACCCTGTCAAG GTTGCTGATCCATGTGACAAGCTTAAAGACGCCTCTTTTCTCTCCTCAGCAGTTGAAAGAG ATGGAGGTTATGATAGCATCGGTGAATTCATTGGCTTTTCCACCCAACGATGGCATTGATAATATGAAGAAACAAGTGGATTTAGGGTTTTGTAAGACTAATGCTGATATGTTGTTTCAGAAGGCTAATAATGGCTTAACTAGCCTGAACAAGGATGAAATGTTATTCAGGCCTACTGGATCCTTAGATCAAACTCATAGCAGCTTCTTGTCGGATGATTCAAAATCAGGCTCAGATAATCCTAAGCATAAAGGACCAGTTCGTCCACTCCTTGATCTTCATATAGATTATGATGCAGAAAATCTTCCATCACCTACACGAGTTATGACTTCATCTTTGCCTTTTGAGAAAGGATTGTTGTTGGGACATGGATCAGCAAAACCCGAGTGGCCAGTCCCCCGACAATTTCTCAGGAATGAGAATGCTAAAATGCATCCTTATGAGACTGATGCTGTCAAAGCTGTTTCCACTTATCAGCAGAAGTTTAGTCACAGTTCCTTTTTCAGGAATGACGAACTTCCAAGCCCAACTCCTTCCGAGGAAGGTGATACTGGAAATGGTGAAACGAGTGGGGATGTTTCAAGTTCTATTGTACATAATGTTAGTCATGTAAACACCTCAATGTTAGGGCAACAAATGAGTGGTTCTGTGAAATCCTCATTTTTGGGTCACCCATTTGTTTCTTCTTCTGCCTCCCTGGGAGTAACTGGTCAAGGAATGAGCAATGCTATGACTACCGGTCTTGCAAATACCACCTCAAATCATGTGATAAAATCCTCCTCTGCCAAAATTAGGGACCCAAGGCTTCGGAGGGTCAATTCCAATGCTGTTTCCACGAATGATGAGCCTAGAGTGGAGCCTCTTCTTGGACTTGTGAGTTCGCGGAAGCAGAAGATAGTTGAAGACTTTGTTTTGACTAGTCCCATGTTGAAACGACAACGAAATGAGTCAACAGTTTCTGGAATCACACATGATGTGCAAGGAGTGATCAAAACTGGTGGTTGGTTGGAGGACAGAGGAACAGTTGGAATGCAGGGTACACAAGGAAACCATATCCTGGGAATTGTTGGCAATTCAGCAAATTTGGAAAATGCCATGACTGGTGTTTCTACCAGTTTGATTGCATCTAATTTATCAATCAAAGGAAATGAGAAATTCCAAATCGTGGGTCAGAATGCCATCTTATCTTTACCAAGTTCAACCACAAATTTGCCAACACTTGGTGCATATTCGACAAGTCTTATGACTAGTCCAACCTCTTCTCTGCCTCTAACCAGGCCTTTGAATTTACCATTAACAAATCAAATGACAAAATTGCAAGTGACAGATCCCACTGCGACTGCTTCCCTTGAGTCTCTCTTAAGAGATCTTGCAGTGAATCCATCTATATTTATGAACATACTTAAATCGGAACACCAGAGGTCTTTTGATTATAACAAAAGTACGACACATGGGCCAATATCTGATTCTTTGCCTGGATCCACAATGTCAACAAATGTAGTGATGCCTAATATCGCCGTTCTGGGGCAGCCATCAGCTGGAAATCAGACACCTTCCCAGGGGATTGCTGTG GAGGATTCTGGAAAGATTCGCATGAAACCCCGTGATCCACGGCGTGTTTATTATATCGCACATCAGAAGGGTGGTTCTTCTGGGTCTGATCaactcaaattaaatatttcaaCTGGTTCGGCAATGACCAGCAACTTGGGGACTCTAAGGCAAGAGGAACAATTGGAGAAGAAATCAGTGGCTTCTAGTGCTGTGATACAACATGATATTACTAGGCAATTCACTAATAATCTGAGAAATATTGCTGATAAATTCTCATCATCTAAATCATCTGTTTCTCCATCAATACCACCTGAGGTTCCATCATCTCAGTCATTACCAACTCGTAAAGTTGGGATTGAAAATAAGAGACAGAACTTTGAGTCTGGCAACCTAAAAAATGAGGCTAGCTTGGCTTCTGAAGAACCAACTGTTGTCCCCCCTCGACCAACGATTTCATGGAGTGATATGGAGCATTTGTTTGATGGATTTAATGACCAACAAAAGTTTGCTATCCAAAGAGAGAGGAATAGGAGGATGGAGGAACAGAAGAAAATGTTTACTGCTCACAAGTTGTGTCTTGTCTTGGATCTCGATCACACTCTTCTTAATTCAGCCAAG TTTGTTGAAGTTGATCTGCACCATGATGAAATGTTGAGAAAGAAAGAGGAGGAGGATCGTGAAAAGCCTCAGAGACAGAGGCATCTATTTCGGTTTCCTCATATGGGAATGTGGACTAAATTGCGGCCTGGGATATGGAATTTCTTGGAGAAG GCTAGTAAACTCTTCGAGCTGCATCTATATACCATGGGGAACAAGTATTATGCCACTGAGATGGCAAAATTGCTTGATCCAAAAGGAGAATTATTTTCTGGGCGAGTTATCTCGAGGGGTGATGATGGGGATCCTTTCGATGGTGAAGACAGGGTTCCCAAGACCAAAGACTTGGAGGGAGTGTTGGGAATGGAATCATCTGTAGTGATTATAGATGATTCTGTCCGAGTGTGGCCTCGTAACAAACTAAATTTAATAGTTGTAGAGCG GTATATCTATTTTCCCTGTAGTAGACGGCAATTTGGACTATCGGGTCCTTCCCTTCTTGAGATCGACCATGATGAAAGGCCAGAATTTGGGACTTTGGCTTCTTCTTTAGCG gTTATTGAGAGAATACATCACACCTTTTTTGCACACCAGTCATTGGATGAAGCTGATGTTAGAATCATCTTAGCTTCTGAACAACAGAAAATTCTTGCTGGTTGCCGAGTTGTATTTAGCCGGATATTCCCGGTTGGTGAAGCGAATCCTCAAATGCATCCTCTGTGGCAAACAGCTGAACAATTTGGTGCTGTATGCATCAATCAGATTGATGATCAGGTCACCCATGTAGTGGCGAATTCCCTTGGGACCGACAAG GTGAACTGGGCTCTTTCTAAAGGAAGATTTGTTGTGCATCCTGGCTG GGTGGAAGCCTCGGCATTGCTTTACCGAAGAGCGAATGAACAAGACTTTTCCATTAAACAAAAATAA
- the LOC140836089 gene encoding copper transporter 6-like has protein sequence MDDGDHMHGMSPPSGGGASNDNMTMMNPGHMLMHMTFFWGKNAEILFSGWPGYDRLGMYILTLVVVFLLALFVEWLSHCSILRETSGHGGAASGMVQTVVHALRVGLAYLVMLAVMSFNAGVFIVAVAGHTLGFFLFGSTMFRKPPPENGAKLAADRPPMC, from the coding sequence ATGGACGACGGGGACCATATGCACGGCATGTCTCCGCCGAGCGGCGGCGGCGCTTCCAACGACAACATGACGATGATGAATCCCGGTCACATGTTGATGCACATGACCTTCTTCTGGGGAAAGAACGCCGAGATCCTGTTCTCCGGTTGGCCCGGCTACGATCGTCTTGGCATGTACATTCTCACCCTGGTAGTTGTCTTTCTGCTGGCCCTTTTCGTGGAGTGGCTGTCTCATTGCAGCATCCTCCGAGAAACTTCGGGCCACGGCGGGGCTGCGTCGGGGATGGTGCAGACGGTCGTGCACGCGTTGAGGGTTGGTTTGGCTTATCTTGTTATGCTGGCCGTCATGTCTTTCAACGCCGGTGTTTTTATAGTCGCTGTTGCCGGGCACACCCTGGGGTTCTTCTTGTTCGGGAGCACAATGTTTAGGAAACCGCCGCCGGAGAATGGAGCAAAGTTGGCAGCGGACCGTCCTCCCATGTGTTAA
- the LOC140836090 gene encoding copper transporter 6-like has translation MQGMPAPSNSTMPMMGHRHMMMHMTFFWGRNAEILFDGWPGYDRLGMYILALAVVFLLAIFVEWLSHCNIIRESSRHSAVAGMLQTLVYCVRIGLAYLVMLAVMSFNGGVFIVAIAGHALGFFFFGSMAFKKPVTASSGKATDLPPMSCC, from the coding sequence ATGCAAGGGATGCCTGCGCCTTCCAACAGCACGATGCCGATGATGGGTCACCGTCACATGATGATGCACATGACCTTCTTCTGGGGAAGAAACGCCGAGATTCTATTCGACGGGTGGCCGGGCTACGACCGTCTTGGTATGTACATCCTTGCACTTGCTGTGGTCTTCTTGCTGGCCATTTTTGTGGAGTGGCTGTCCCATTGCAACATTATCCGCGAATCCTCTCGCCACAGCGCCGTGGCGGGGATGCTGCAGACTCTCGTGTATTGTGTGAGGATTGGCCTGGCTTATCTTGTTATGCTCGCCGTCATGTCGTTCAACGGCGGCGTTTTTATCGTGGCTATCGCTGGACATGCTTTAGGGTTTTTCTTCTTCGGGAGCATGGCTTTCAAGAAACCGGTGACGGCGAGTAGCGGAAAGGCCACCGATCTTCCTCCGATGAGCTGCTGTTAA
- the LOC140837081 gene encoding uncharacterized protein, translating into MASYLRQKWQSIQITSSSAQEQEAEEEQDCRSSEQDEPTKIRIMRTLVEAQDPTAKDIDDLMLRRFLRARDLDVEKATAMFIKYLKWKKDIVPNGCISPSEIAENLDHNKLFMQGYDKTGRPIVVVFAARHKPTSVDEFKRFVTYTLDKICSRMPSGHEKFTAIADLEGWGYVNSDIRGYLAALTILQDCYPERLGKLFIVHVPYIFMTAWKMVYPFIDKNTKKKIIFVEDKNLQSTLLQDIDETQLPDVFGGNLELIPIQEC; encoded by the exons ATGGCTTCATATCTGCGTCAGAAATGGCAGTCCATTCAGATTACTTCATCCAGTGCTCAGGAACAAGAAGCAGAAGAAGAGCAGGATTGCCGCAGCTCCGAGCAGGATGAGCCCACCAAGATTCGGATCATGCGAACCCTTGTCGAAGCGCAGGATCCCACTGCAAAG GATATCGATGACCTGATGCTCCGAAGATTTCTCCGAGCTCGAGATCTTGATGTTGAAAAGGCGACAGCCATGTTCATCAAGTATCTTAAATGGAAGAAGGATATTGTTCCAAATGGTTGCATATCTCCATCCGAAATTGCAGAAAATCTTGACCATAATAAGCTATTCATGCAAGGATATGATAAGACCGGACGCCCAATCGTGGTCGTCTTTGCTGCTCGACATAAACCCACGAGCGTCGATGAGTTTAAGC GTTTCGTCACCTACACTCTTGATAAAATCTGCTCTAG AATGCCGAGTGGGCATGAAAAGTTCACTGCCATTGCAGACTTGGAAGGATGGGGCTATGTTAACAGCGATATTCGAGGATATCTTGCAGCTCTAACGATCTTACAG GATTGCTATCCGGAGAGGCTAGGCAAGTTGTTTATAGTTCATGTGCCCTACATCTTCATGACAGCATGGAAGATGGTTTACCCATTTATTGACAAAAACACCAAGAAAAAG attatattcgTGGAGGACAAAAATCTACAATCAACCTTACTCCAAGATATCGATGAGACTCAACTTCCAGATGTATTCGGAGGAAATCTCGAACTAATTCCCATACAAGAatgctga
- the LOC140837082 gene encoding peptidyl-prolyl cis-trans isomerase FKBP19, chloroplastic-like: MASTSAVGSLSNYLPAKFSAVISLPLPPETLPSSSRVPIVCRSSAKPLSSSEGDVNSEHWTVIDRRRVVMSSIGFLLASVCRYHRIDDAAFASEFADMPALRGKDYGKTKMRYADYTETNSGLQYKDLRLGSGLSPKSGEIVVVDWDGYTIGYYGRIFEARNKTKGGSFVGDDKDFYKFRLGTREVIPAFEEAVSSMALGGIRRIIVPPELGYPDNDFNKQGPRPTTFSGQRALDFVLRNQGLIDKTLLFDIELIKIVSN; the protein is encoded by the exons ATGGCATCGACTTCCGCCGTAGGATCACTTTCCAACTATCTTCCGGCGAAATTCTCCGCCGTGATCTCGCTGCCACTGCCTCCGGAAACACTTCCTTCATCTTCACGCGTGCCCATCGTTTGTCGAAGCTCAGCGAAGCCATTAAGCTCTTCAG AGGGAGATGTAAACTCGGAACACTGGACTGTAATAGATCGGAGACGGGTTGTGATGTCATCGATAGGATTCTTGTTGGCGTCTGTTTGCCGATATCATAGGATTGATGATGCTGCCTTTGCATCTGAATTTGCTGACA TGCCAGCATTGCGGGGAAAGGATTATGGCAAGACAAAGATGCGGTATGCAGATTACACCGAAACAAATTCAGGTCTTCAGTATAAG GACTTGCGATTAGGAAGTGGGCTCAGTCCAAAGTCAGGCGAAATAGTAGTG GTCGATTGGGACGGTTACACTATTGGATATTATGGCCGGATATTTGAGGCTCGCAACAAGACAAAGGGTGGCTCCTTTGTG GGCGATGATAAAGATTTCTACAAATTCAGATTAGGAACTCGAGAG GTCATACCTGCATTTGAGGAAGCTGTATCGAGCATGGCTCTTGGTGGTATCAGAAG GATCATAGTTCCCCCAGAACTAGGATATCCTGATAACGACTTCAACAAGCAAGGTCCCCGGCCAACAACGTTTTCG GGTCAAAGAGCACTGGATTTTGTGTTGAGGAATCAAGGATTGATAGATAAGACTCTCTTGTTTGATATCGAGCTCATAAAAATTGTATCAAATTGA
- the LOC140837083 gene encoding transcription factor TCP20-like, giving the protein MEHKSSKDQLPSTSKEKPEDDARKKQLAPKRTSNKDRHKKVEGRGRRIRIPALSAARIFQLTRELGHKTDGETIQWLLQQAEPSIFAATGTGTVPASAIGGAGCSVSEQGTSVSSALYSRLSETVAGIGIRGNLSLSEDFLGKSLGVWPYLSSFGSGIFQNPNVLSSNSGNPSANCVSKVGFQGFEFPGSINSIHQSPGLELGLSQEGNMGGLNLQGFSQFYQQMAQNGDYNRSNNHQERDHSKDNSQGSTEL; this is encoded by the coding sequence ATGGAGCACAAATCCTCAAAGGATCAGCTACCTAGTACCTCGAAAGAAAAGCCAGAGGATGATGCAAGAAAGAAGCAACTGGCCCCGAAGAGGACTTCAAACAAAGACAGGCACAAGAAAGTCGAGGGAAGAGGGAGAAGAATAAGGATTCCGGCGCTTTCGGCGGCGAGGATATTTCAGTTAACTCGGGAATTAGGCCATAAAACTGATGGGGAAACTATTCAGTGGCTGTTGCAGCAAGCGGAGCCATCGATTTTTGCGGCGACTGGGACAGGAACTGTTCCGGCTTCTGCTATTGGAGGTGCAGGGTGCTCTGTTTCTGAACAGGGGACCTCTGTTTCCTCTGCTTTGTATTCTAGATTGAGTGAAACCGTGGCAGGGATTGGAATAAGGGGGAATTTGTCTTTGAGTGAAGATTTTTTGGGAAAATCTCTTGGTGTTTGGCCTTATTTAAGTAGTTTTGGATCTGGGATTTTTCAGAATCCGAATGTTTTGAGCTCGAATTCGGGGAATCCAAGTGCTAATTGTGTGAGCAAAGTTGGGTTTCAGGGATTTGAGTTTCCAGGTTCGATCAATTCGATTCATCAGTCTCCAGGGCTAGAGCTAGGCCTCTCTCAGGAGGGGAATATGGGGGGTTTAAATCTTCAAGGGTTTAGTCAGTTTTACCAACAGATGGCTCAGAATGGAGACTACAACCGTTCCAATAATCATCAAGAACGAGATCATTCAAAGGATAATTCCCAGGGATCAACTGAATTATAG